In Desulfuromonas acetexigens, the following proteins share a genomic window:
- a CDS encoding tetratricopeptide repeat protein, with protein MTKKEKLIDSAQKNIQKGQIAKAIKDYLQLVELEPKDIRHRQKLAELYNRAKQTAQALEEYHKVGNHYADNGFYLKAIAVFKQIQRISPEDLKIYIRLAELNVKQGLVGNAMAEYRQLIARHEQAGDTDAVIDVLRRMKAIDPENLNIRVKLGETLAAAGMKNDALEDFQDVLKVLQAKGDQVKLLKLHEIFARFFPDEPLIQIGLGMCLIHQGKAERGIALLESLQGTAPEDPAILDALASGHHLLGAHDRERTFLEGLAELLPGDLDVRERLVRACLAGEAWSEALDQLETTKADFLEADRLVSLRELYETLRKHLPDEPRVGVTLQTIYELSGEGAKLFDAMADEQPESSTATEAISEEGLPPLFSDEDGSVTPHIEPALVEESEEMALEFLESLETTPVAEKTEDSLGDSPLVLDLPGDDVFADLGDESSEAAVGAPATDEESDLVPFDLDSEELSFNFDDEPAEISTTEEPASLPDFDLAPNASAEPLFSEGTGLAEKLEEAGFLATQGRFAEAESLCRELLAVEPGCRVAEELLTDIRSRQQAPTTEPSAQEDFFDFGAEILDELGEENLPTPEAVRSHQDRYGMEGVFSAFKKGVRAQIDSDDAESHFNLGIAYKEMGLLDDAIGEFEQAMNDASRCLDCVTLIALCQVEKGDFKGAETTLKLGLALPGLTATQRMSIYYDLGQVYELVQRPLEALECFQSVHDVDMFYRDVQAKILSLRQQLGLGSDDHEGPAGSGGSKNRVSYI; from the coding sequence TTGACAAAAAAAGAAAAGCTCATCGATTCTGCGCAAAAGAACATTCAAAAGGGACAGATCGCCAAGGCCATCAAGGACTACCTGCAACTGGTTGAGCTTGAACCGAAGGACATCCGTCACCGGCAGAAGCTCGCCGAGCTTTACAATCGCGCCAAACAGACCGCCCAAGCCCTCGAAGAGTACCACAAGGTCGGTAATCATTACGCGGACAACGGCTTCTATCTGAAAGCTATTGCCGTCTTCAAGCAGATTCAGCGCATCTCCCCCGAAGACCTCAAAATCTACATTCGGCTGGCTGAGCTTAACGTCAAGCAAGGTCTGGTCGGTAATGCCATGGCCGAATATCGCCAACTGATCGCTCGTCATGAACAGGCGGGGGATACGGACGCGGTTATCGATGTTCTGCGCCGGATGAAGGCTATCGATCCGGAGAATCTCAACATCCGGGTCAAGCTCGGAGAAACCCTGGCCGCTGCCGGGATGAAGAACGACGCTCTGGAAGATTTTCAGGATGTTCTCAAGGTTCTTCAAGCCAAGGGCGATCAGGTCAAGCTGCTCAAGCTCCACGAGATTTTTGCTCGCTTCTTTCCCGATGAACCGCTGATCCAGATCGGCTTGGGGATGTGTCTGATTCACCAGGGAAAGGCGGAACGGGGCATTGCCCTGCTGGAATCCCTGCAGGGTACCGCTCCCGAGGATCCGGCCATACTCGATGCGTTGGCGAGTGGCCACCATCTGCTCGGTGCCCATGATCGGGAACGAACGTTCCTTGAAGGGCTGGCCGAACTGCTCCCCGGCGACCTCGATGTGCGGGAGCGTCTGGTGCGGGCCTGCCTTGCTGGGGAAGCCTGGAGCGAGGCGCTCGATCAACTCGAAACGACCAAAGCAGACTTTCTCGAGGCCGACCGACTGGTGTCCCTGCGGGAGCTTTACGAAACCCTGCGCAAACACCTCCCCGACGAACCCCGGGTCGGCGTGACCTTGCAGACCATTTATGAACTCAGCGGCGAAGGCGCCAAGCTCTTCGACGCCATGGCTGATGAGCAGCCCGAATCTTCGACCGCGACCGAAGCGATTTCCGAAGAGGGACTGCCCCCGCTTTTTTCCGATGAGGACGGTTCGGTAACCCCCCACATCGAACCGGCACTTGTCGAAGAGTCGGAGGAGATGGCGCTGGAGTTCCTGGAATCCCTCGAAACCACGCCTGTCGCCGAAAAAACCGAGGATTCGCTCGGTGATTCCCCTCTGGTTCTCGATCTCCCCGGGGATGACGTGTTCGCCGATCTCGGTGACGAATCGTCGGAGGCAGCCGTCGGTGCCCCGGCTACGGACGAGGAATCGGACCTGGTTCCTTTCGATCTTGACAGCGAAGAACTCTCCTTCAACTTTGACGATGAGCCCGCAGAAATTTCCACAACTGAAGAGCCTGCGTCTCTCCCCGATTTCGATTTGGCGCCGAACGCTAGCGCTGAACCGCTCTTCAGCGAAGGCACCGGTCTTGCGGAAAAACTCGAAGAGGCGGGGTTCCTGGCGACCCAGGGGCGTTTCGCCGAGGCGGAAAGCCTGTGTCGTGAGCTGCTTGCCGTTGAACCCGGTTGCCGTGTTGCCGAGGAGCTGCTGACAGATATCCGTTCCCGCCAGCAAGCCCCAACGACTGAGCCGTCGGCTCAAGAAGATTTCTTTGATTTCGGCGCCGAAATTCTCGATGAATTGGGGGAAGAAAACCTGCCTACTCCTGAAGCCGTCCGTTCCCATCAGGACCGGTACGGCATGGAAGGGGTCTTTTCCGCATTCAAAAAAGGCGTCCGCGCCCAGATCGACTCGGACGATGCCGAATCCCATTTCAATCTCGGGATCGCTTATAAGGAAATGGGACTGCTCGACGATGCCATCGGCGAATTCGAGCAGGCGATGAATGATGCGTCTCGCTGCCTGGACTGCGTCACCCTGATCGCCCTGTGTCAGGTGGAAAAGGGCGATTTCAAAGGGGCCGAAACCACCCTCAAACTCGGCCTGGCCCTGCCTGGATTGACGGCGACCCAGCGCATGAGCATCTACTATGACCTGGGGCAGGTTTACGAACTGGTCCAACGCCCCCTGGAAGCTCTGGAGTGTTTCCAGAGCGTCCACGATGTCGACATGTTCTATCGGGATGTGCAGGCCAAGATTCTTTCCTTGCGGCAACAACTCGGTCTCGGCAGTGACGACCATGAAGGGCCTGCCGGTTCCGGCGGCAGTAAAAACCGGGTTTCCTATATCTGA
- the hfq gene encoding RNA chaperone Hfq, producing the protein MAKTPFNIQDQYLNQARKERVRVTVVMMSGEKLEGYIKSFDSFCLLIESGGDILIYKHAISSITSSDGSFRLHGGKD; encoded by the coding sequence ATGGCCAAGACCCCTTTTAACATCCAGGATCAATACCTCAACCAGGCGCGCAAAGAACGGGTGCGGGTGACCGTCGTCATGATGTCGGGAGAAAAACTCGAAGGCTACATCAAGTCTTTCGACAGTTTCTGCCTACTGATCGAAAGCGGCGGCGACATTCTGATTTACAAGCACGCCATCTCTTCCATCACTTCGTCCGACGGATCCTTCCGTCTGCACGGCGGCAAGGATTGA
- a CDS encoding PxxKW family cysteine-rich protein, with translation MQCQTVLPGAECTFWSKKGCIFEGNSCQLVIDKCQGCERIVEGTIGQVCSVAPSPEQKWRSGLCNFATHQKIDLKTVEAKVNPLKASKKAAGGKKK, from the coding sequence ATGCAGTGTCAGACCGTTCTTCCCGGTGCCGAGTGCACCTTCTGGTCCAAAAAAGGTTGTATTTTTGAAGGCAACAGCTGCCAGTTGGTGATCGACAAATGCCAAGGCTGCGAACGCATCGTCGAGGGCACGATCGGCCAGGTTTGTTCGGTTGCCCCTTCCCCCGAACAGAAGTGGAGAAGCGGCCTGTGCAACTTCGCCACTCACCAGAAGATCGACCTCAAGACCGTCGAAGCCAAGGTCAACCCGCTCAAGGCCTCCAAGAAAGCGGCTGGCGGCAAGAAGAAGTAA
- the miaA gene encoding tRNA (adenosine(37)-N6)-dimethylallyltransferase MiaA: MTVREASPLLVICGPTASGKTALAVELSRHFPIEVVSADSRQVYRGLDIGTAKATAAERRQVPHHLLDVVAPDEEFSVADFASQAHGAIADILARGRLPVLLGGTGLYLRAVTEGLVDAPTGDPTVRAELLEREGREGPGTLFRLLQEVDPPLAQRIPPGDVTRTVRALEVYRLSGRRLSDFQKEHAFAERPYTTLKLGLAPPREELYQRIDQRVDGMMEQGLLAEVRGLLARGYDPECKALRTIGYRELIHHLRGEIPLAEAVSLIKRNSRHYAKRQLTWFRGDEAIIWVDSCSESAKLQKLIELFLLRTRSGYGQDPF, translated from the coding sequence ATGACTGTCCGGGAAGCATCCCCCCTGCTGGTCATCTGCGGTCCGACCGCTTCGGGAAAGACCGCCTTGGCTGTGGAGTTGTCCCGCCATTTTCCCATCGAGGTGGTTTCCGCTGACTCCCGCCAGGTGTACCGGGGGCTCGATATCGGCACCGCCAAGGCGACGGCGGCGGAACGTCGGCAGGTGCCCCATCATCTGCTCGATGTGGTGGCACCGGACGAGGAATTTTCCGTCGCTGACTTTGCTTCCCAGGCCCATGGGGCAATCGCTGATATTCTTGCGCGCGGTCGGCTGCCGGTTTTGCTCGGCGGCACCGGTCTTTATCTGCGTGCCGTCACCGAAGGGCTGGTCGATGCGCCCACCGGCGACCCAACTGTGCGCGCCGAACTCTTGGAGCGGGAAGGGCGGGAAGGGCCGGGAACCCTCTTTCGGTTGCTGCAGGAAGTCGATCCCCCCTTGGCGCAGCGGATTCCGCCGGGGGATGTGACGCGCACCGTGCGTGCCCTGGAAGTTTACCGGCTTTCGGGACGGCGCCTCTCCGATTTCCAGAAAGAGCACGCCTTCGCCGAGCGCCCCTATACTACCCTGAAGCTTGGCCTCGCCCCGCCCCGGGAGGAGCTCTACCAGCGCATCGATCAGCGGGTGGATGGGATGATGGAGCAAGGCTTACTGGCGGAAGTGCGCGGACTGCTCGCGCGTGGGTACGATCCGGAGTGCAAGGCCCTGCGCACCATCGGTTATCGGGAACTGATCCACCATTTGCGGGGGGAAATCCCCTTGGCGGAGGCGGTGTCATTGATCAAGCGGAATAGTCGACATTACGCCAAACGGCAGCTGACCTGGTTTCGTGGAGATGAAGCGATAATTTGGGTTGATTCCTGTAGCGAGTCTGCTAAACTCCAAAAGTTAATTGAACTTTTTTTGCTACGTACAAGGAGCGGATATGGCCAAGACCCCTTTTAA
- a CDS encoding DUF512 domain-containing protein, which yields MLEILSVEPGSIAAELDMEAGDRLVSIAERPVVDLLDVALADQAEDLHIELLKVNGETWLLEFDKDADEPLGLNVSHPEPEECGNQCLFCFVHQLPRGMRKSLYVKDEDYRFSFLYGAYVTLTNVDEKDILRIIEQRLSPLYVSVHASDEELRRKLLGRQGPAILPLLRRLVEAGIKLHTQIVLCPGLNDGPALLQTLTDLYALGPNILSLAVVPVGLTGHRRNLPALRLPTVDEARRTLAMIHDFQQQCLYQGGSRFVFAADELYLRAEWPFPPIDDYEELGQLENGVGLIPLFREEAEQVLEGVDRLPPGPFSVLTGESAAAEVRRFASALEATTGTKIFVHAIRNEFFGGGVTVAGLVTGRDILQQLRGVELGQRLLVPEVMLRDGEDVFLDDLRLEELARELNLPTAKFDSSPWGLIEALEGQP from the coding sequence ATGCTTGAGATTCTTTCGGTCGAACCGGGCAGCATCGCGGCGGAACTCGACATGGAAGCGGGGGACCGCCTGGTTTCCATCGCGGAGCGGCCTGTGGTCGATCTCCTCGATGTGGCCCTGGCCGACCAAGCCGAGGATCTGCACATCGAATTGCTCAAGGTCAATGGCGAGACCTGGCTCCTCGAATTCGACAAGGACGCCGACGAGCCCTTAGGCTTGAATGTTTCCCATCCGGAACCGGAGGAATGCGGCAATCAGTGTCTCTTCTGTTTTGTGCACCAATTGCCCCGGGGCATGCGTAAATCCCTCTACGTCAAGGACGAGGATTATCGCTTTTCCTTTCTCTACGGCGCCTACGTGACCCTGACCAACGTCGATGAGAAGGATATCTTGCGCATCATCGAGCAGCGCTTGTCCCCCCTCTATGTCTCCGTCCATGCCAGTGACGAAGAGTTGCGCCGAAAACTCCTCGGTCGTCAGGGCCCGGCGATCCTTCCTCTGTTGCGACGACTGGTCGAAGCGGGGATCAAACTGCACACCCAGATCGTCCTCTGCCCTGGCCTCAACGACGGGCCGGCGTTGCTGCAAACGCTGACCGATCTCTACGCTCTCGGCCCGAATATCCTCTCCCTGGCGGTCGTGCCGGTGGGACTGACCGGCCATCGCCGCAATCTCCCGGCCTTACGCCTGCCGACGGTCGATGAGGCCCGCCGAACGCTGGCGATGATCCACGATTTTCAGCAGCAGTGCCTGTATCAGGGCGGCTCCCGGTTTGTCTTTGCCGCCGATGAGCTCTATCTGCGGGCCGAGTGGCCCTTTCCGCCTATCGATGATTACGAAGAGCTGGGTCAGCTGGAAAACGGGGTGGGGCTCATCCCCCTGTTCCGCGAAGAGGCAGAACAAGTTCTTGAGGGTGTGGATAGGCTGCCCCCCGGTCCCTTTTCCGTTCTGACTGGCGAATCGGCCGCTGCCGAGGTTCGCCGTTTCGCCTCAGCGCTGGAAGCCACCACCGGAACGAAGATCTTCGTCCATGCCATTCGTAACGAATTTTTCGGTGGCGGCGTGACCGTGGCGGGTCTGGTGACCGGTCGCGACATTCTCCAACAGTTGCGTGGAGTGGAGTTGGGGCAGCGACTGTTGGTGCCCGAGGTCATGCTGCGGGATGGGGAGGATGTTTTTCTCGACGATCTGCGTCTGGAGGAGCTGGCTCGGGAACTGAATCTGCCGACGGCGAAGTTCGACAGCAGTCCCTGGGGGCTGATCGAGGCATTGGAAGGGCAGCCGTAA
- a CDS encoding CidA/LrgA family protein, with protein sequence MVRGFAILLLLQFLGESLSTLLALPVPGNVLGMGLLLLALNFKLVRPEWVEEAVNLLLSNLALFFVPAGVGVMVYFDLIAAEWLPIVVATVLSTFVVMAVTGWVATWLERRGGKVEHG encoded by the coding sequence ATGGTCCGGGGTTTCGCCATCCTGCTGCTGCTGCAGTTTCTCGGGGAGTCGCTCTCGACTCTTTTAGCGCTGCCTGTTCCCGGCAACGTACTCGGCATGGGGCTGCTGCTTCTCGCGCTCAACTTTAAACTGGTGCGCCCCGAATGGGTAGAGGAGGCGGTCAATCTGCTTCTTTCCAACCTGGCGCTCTTTTTCGTGCCGGCGGGGGTTGGGGTGATGGTCTATTTTGACCTGATCGCCGCCGAGTGGTTGCCGATTGTGGTGGCGACGGTGTTGAGCACCTTTGTCGTCATGGCCGTCACCGGCTGGGTCGCCACCTGGCTCGAACGGCGCGGCGGAAAGGTGGAACATGGCTGA
- the mutL gene encoding DNA mismatch repair endonuclease MutL — MSGTIQILPEQLCNQIAAGEVVERPASVVKELLENALDAGATEITVEVEKGGRRLIRVVDNGHGMGKDDAFLCLERHATSKIRGADDLFALRTLGFRGEALPSIASVSRMLLRTHAAGEESGWEIYAEGGVIRRANAFGMPPGTTVEIRDLFFNTPARRKFLRKVETELGHIADLVTRLALAVPQVHFRLVHDGRTLVDAYRQSRLAERVGALLGRPLLADLLELDVDDGEGMRLSGFISQPAVQRATTGALHLYINHRYVRDRVVRHALLEGYRHVLPRGRYPVVVLFLELDPGRVDVNVHPTKDEVRFRDQRQVHDFIAEAVRRTLKSSSWLPESSSLHASVEEAPAIYGPEVNDVPRPLASPRDLRQEIQESLDTYARTHFPSPQPAVSTPASTAGTLTASVASPPLTPAAEAGFFSSLRLIGQYRNSYLVCQDGQDLILIDQHAAHERIGFERLRQQYRQGHIPSQALLFPVVIEVDFAEAEALRETLPHLERLGLIVEPFGGKSYVLKEIPQLLDTDQAEQLLRDLAAELRQIGQSTLAEDALEQVLILMACHGVIRANQALSPPQMTALLRDLDRVDFGAQCPHGRPVMVRQRLAEIEKLFKRS; from the coding sequence ATGTCCGGAACGATCCAGATTCTTCCCGAACAGCTGTGTAACCAGATCGCCGCCGGCGAAGTGGTGGAACGACCCGCTTCGGTGGTCAAGGAACTGCTGGAAAATGCCCTCGATGCCGGCGCCACGGAAATCACCGTGGAGGTGGAAAAGGGCGGCCGGCGGCTGATCCGAGTGGTTGATAACGGCCACGGTATGGGCAAGGACGACGCATTCCTCTGCCTGGAGCGCCACGCGACAAGTAAGATTCGCGGCGCCGACGATCTCTTCGCTTTGCGGACCCTGGGCTTTCGCGGGGAAGCTTTGCCCTCCATCGCTTCGGTCAGCCGGATGTTGTTGCGCACCCATGCGGCAGGCGAGGAAAGCGGCTGGGAGATTTACGCTGAAGGCGGCGTTATTCGCCGGGCCAATGCCTTCGGCATGCCGCCGGGAACGACGGTGGAGATACGCGATCTCTTTTTCAACACCCCGGCGCGGCGAAAATTCCTGCGCAAGGTCGAGACGGAGCTGGGCCATATTGCCGATCTGGTGACGCGGCTGGCGCTCGCGGTACCTCAGGTCCACTTTCGGCTGGTTCACGATGGGCGGACACTGGTCGATGCCTATCGGCAGAGCCGCCTTGCCGAACGCGTCGGCGCTCTTCTCGGACGGCCGCTCCTCGCCGATCTGCTGGAGCTGGACGTCGATGATGGCGAGGGTATGCGGCTGTCCGGTTTTATCAGCCAACCGGCGGTGCAGCGGGCAACGACCGGCGCTCTCCACCTCTATATCAATCACCGTTACGTCCGGGATCGGGTCGTGCGTCACGCTCTGCTTGAAGGCTACCGGCATGTTCTCCCCCGGGGACGGTATCCCGTGGTCGTCCTTTTTCTGGAACTCGATCCCGGGCGGGTCGATGTCAACGTTCATCCGACCAAGGATGAAGTCCGTTTTCGCGACCAGCGCCAGGTTCACGATTTCATCGCCGAGGCCGTGCGCCGGACGCTGAAATCCTCCTCCTGGCTGCCGGAGTCATCGTCTCTGCATGCTTCCGTCGAAGAGGCTCCTGCCATTTACGGTCCTGAGGTTAACGATGTGCCCCGGCCCTTGGCCTCGCCCCGCGACCTGCGTCAGGAGATTCAGGAGTCTCTGGACACTTACGCTCGCACCCATTTCCCCTCGCCACAGCCTGCGGTCAGCACCCCGGCCTCTACCGCCGGAACTTTGACCGCGTCGGTGGCGTCTCCCCCGCTGACGCCGGCGGCGGAAGCGGGCTTTTTTTCCTCCCTGCGCCTGATCGGCCAGTATCGCAACAGCTACCTTGTCTGTCAGGACGGACAGGATCTGATCCTCATCGATCAGCATGCGGCCCATGAGCGCATCGGTTTCGAACGACTGCGACAACAATACCGTCAGGGGCACATCCCCAGTCAGGCGCTTCTCTTTCCGGTCGTCATCGAAGTCGATTTCGCCGAGGCCGAGGCCCTGCGGGAAACTCTTCCCCATCTCGAGCGCCTTGGCCTGATCGTCGAGCCCTTCGGTGGAAAAAGTTACGTGCTCAAGGAGATTCCGCAACTGCTCGACACCGATCAGGCCGAACAGTTGCTGCGCGATCTGGCCGCTGAATTGCGGCAAATCGGTCAAAGCACCCTGGCGGAAGACGCCCTGGAACAGGTTCTGATCCTGATGGCCTGCCATGGGGTGATCCGTGCCAACCAAGCCCTATCGCCGCCGCAGATGACGGCGTTGCTGCGCGATCTCGACCGGGTCGACTTTGGTGCGCAATGCCCCCATGGCCGGCCGGTGATGGTGCGGCAGCGCTTGGCCGAGATCGAAAAGCTGTTCAAGAGAAGCTGA
- a CDS encoding tetratricopeptide repeat protein has product MQDYELLLDKGRRAMENGAFTQAVRAFRSATEAAPEVPEGWCLLGEALSEEGTAAEAIAALDKALALAPDDIVSLYLLGDACFEARQPERARSAYQRILDLDPAETDALVSLGLVFFSQDHLSEAEDCYRRALAIDPESVFALNSLGDAASAAGRFDEAIACYRQVIQLDPEDPQGHYNLGELLFDQGELAQAEKACREALRLDPDFAFAHLTLGNICLDDEEPKEAIAHFREFLRLEKSPDSADLRNEVAAVIDGLKDEG; this is encoded by the coding sequence ATGCAGGATTACGAACTGCTCTTGGACAAGGGCCGGCGAGCGATGGAAAACGGGGCTTTCACCCAAGCGGTGCGGGCGTTTAGATCGGCGACGGAGGCGGCGCCGGAAGTGCCGGAAGGTTGGTGCCTGCTCGGTGAGGCTTTGAGCGAAGAGGGGACTGCCGCCGAAGCTATCGCCGCCCTGGATAAGGCCCTGGCTCTAGCGCCGGACGATATCGTCAGCCTCTATCTGCTGGGAGATGCCTGTTTCGAGGCGCGGCAACCGGAACGGGCCCGGAGCGCATACCAACGCATTCTCGATCTGGATCCGGCCGAAACGGACGCGCTCGTCAGCTTGGGGCTGGTTTTTTTCAGCCAGGATCATTTGAGTGAGGCCGAGGACTGTTACCGCCGGGCTCTGGCGATCGATCCCGAGTCGGTCTTCGCCCTCAACTCCCTGGGGGATGCGGCCTCCGCCGCCGGGCGGTTTGACGAAGCGATCGCCTGCTATCGTCAGGTGATTCAGCTCGATCCTGAAGATCCCCAAGGGCATTACAACCTGGGAGAGCTGCTCTTCGACCAGGGGGAGTTGGCGCAAGCGGAGAAGGCTTGCCGCGAGGCTTTGCGCCTCGATCCCGATTTCGCTTTCGCCCATCTGACGTTGGGCAACATCTGTCTCGACGATGAGGAGCCGAAGGAGGCTATCGCCCATTTTCGCGAGTTTCTGCGTCTGGAAAAATCCCCCGACTCGGCCGATCTGCGTAACGAGGTCGCGGCGGTGATCGATGGACTCAAGGACGAAGGCTAG
- a CDS encoding ExeA family protein — protein sequence MSYTEYFGLNREAFSNAPDARFYFNSEQHSQALLRLMYAVDSNKGLAVCIGGVGTGKTTLARKMLDGLDEQHYESSLLVMVHSGITADWILTRIAMQLGVEDPAQDRLPLLSQLYERLLAIDAAGKRAVVLIDEAQMLQTQELMEEFRGLLNLEIPGKKLLNIVFFGLPEVEECLRLDEPLSQRVAIKYHLKSLSLSTTRSYIQHRLQVAGASHMLFQSEAIPMIHRYSGGVPRLINTLCDNCLFEAFMLKQADVDLKTVHNVAGDLGLFNRPRFAENPEPEQDDLDEIESMLDRLEQQI from the coding sequence GTGTCCTACACGGAATATTTCGGGCTGAACCGTGAGGCCTTTTCCAACGCCCCGGATGCCCGTTTCTACTTCAACAGCGAACAGCACAGCCAGGCGCTGTTGCGTCTGATGTACGCCGTCGATTCCAACAAGGGGCTGGCGGTCTGCATCGGTGGTGTCGGCACCGGCAAGACGACCCTGGCGCGCAAGATGCTGGATGGTCTCGACGAGCAGCACTACGAATCGTCCCTCCTGGTCATGGTCCATTCCGGGATCACCGCCGACTGGATTCTGACCCGCATCGCCATGCAACTCGGGGTGGAAGACCCGGCCCAGGACCGTTTGCCGCTTCTCAGTCAACTCTATGAACGACTGCTGGCTATCGATGCTGCCGGCAAGAGGGCCGTGGTCCTTATTGACGAAGCGCAGATGCTCCAGACTCAGGAGTTGATGGAGGAATTCCGGGGGCTGCTGAATCTCGAAATCCCCGGGAAAAAACTGCTCAATATCGTCTTTTTTGGACTACCTGAGGTGGAAGAATGCCTGCGTCTGGACGAACCTCTGTCGCAGCGGGTCGCAATCAAGTATCACCTCAAATCACTCTCTCTGAGCACCACCCGCTCTTATATCCAGCATCGTCTGCAGGTGGCCGGTGCCTCGCACATGCTTTTTCAGAGCGAAGCGATCCCGATGATTCACCGCTATTCGGGCGGGGTGCCGCGGCTCATCAACACCCTGTGCGACAACTGTCTCTTCGAGGCTTTCATGCTCAAGCAGGCGGATGTCGATCTGAAGACAGTGCACAACGTCGCCGGCGATCTCGGGCTCTTCAACCGGCCACGCTTTGCCGAAAACCCGGAACCGGAGCAAGACGACCTCGATGAAATCGAGTCCATGCTCGACCGGCTCGAACAGCAGATCTAG
- the rnc gene encoding ribonuclease III, with translation MENSAAISTRSKTLLAEIGYAFREERLLREALTHKSYSNEHPETASVHNERLEFLGDAVLDMVVSQLIFLDYPRLPEGELTRIRAEVVSEPALAAVARQMAIGDYLWLGRGEERSGGRQKESLIANAVEALLGAIYLDGGLESVRLVVDRFFAAAIEKAFCRKSGIDYKTRLQEVLQARQGSPPAYRLVRAEGPDHDRTYTIEVLHGGRSIGAGSGVTKKAASQQAARQALAALGE, from the coding sequence ATGGAAAATAGTGCCGCGATTTCAACCCGATCAAAAACGCTGTTGGCGGAGATCGGATATGCTTTCAGGGAGGAGCGGCTTTTGCGCGAAGCCCTCACCCATAAATCCTACAGCAATGAACATCCGGAAACCGCCTCTGTTCATAATGAACGACTTGAATTTCTTGGCGACGCCGTTTTGGACATGGTCGTCAGTCAGCTCATCTTTCTCGACTATCCGCGCCTGCCCGAAGGGGAGCTGACTCGCATCCGCGCCGAAGTGGTCAGCGAACCGGCCCTGGCAGCGGTGGCTCGGCAGATGGCCATCGGCGACTATCTGTGGCTCGGGCGCGGGGAGGAGCGAAGCGGCGGTCGACAGAAGGAAAGTCTGATCGCCAACGCAGTGGAGGCCTTGCTCGGTGCCATTTATCTCGACGGCGGACTAGAGTCGGTGCGTCTGGTGGTGGACCGGTTTTTCGCTGCGGCTATTGAAAAGGCTTTCTGCCGTAAGTCCGGGATCGATTACAAAACCCGCCTGCAGGAAGTGCTGCAAGCCCGTCAGGGTTCCCCTCCTGCCTACCGATTGGTCCGTGCCGAGGGGCCCGATCACGACCGAACCTACACCATCGAGGTGCTGCATGGGGGGCGCAGTATTGGCGCAGGAAGCGGGGTGACGAAGAAGGCTGCTTCCCAACAGGCCGCCCGTCAGGCCCTTGCAGCTCTGGGTGAATAG
- a CDS encoding LrgB family protein, protein MAEILASPLFGIGLTLVVYALAQKLYARTRHVLLNPVAVTVLAIIALLLLADIPYPHYAEGGRYILFLLGPSVVALGFPLYTRRKEILARKLPILVGVLAGSLTSIISASGLAWLLGGSREVVLSLAPKSVTTPIAISIVEKIGGVPPLTAALVVVTGCLGAMCGPEFCRLVGIRDGAAMGLAVGTATHGVGTARMLEVDRLGGAISGLAIGLNGLVTAFLLPVLFLFF, encoded by the coding sequence ATGGCTGAGATCCTGGCTTCACCGCTCTTCGGCATCGGCCTGACCCTGGTGGTCTACGCCCTGGCGCAGAAGCTCTATGCCCGCACCCGGCATGTGCTGCTCAATCCGGTGGCGGTGACGGTGCTGGCCATCATCGCGCTGCTGCTCCTCGCCGATATCCCTTATCCCCATTATGCCGAGGGGGGACGTTATATTCTCTTTCTGCTCGGACCCTCCGTGGTCGCCCTCGGTTTTCCCCTCTATACCCGGCGCAAGGAGATCCTGGCGCGCAAGCTGCCCATTCTGGTTGGCGTGCTCGCAGGCTCGCTGACCTCGATCATTTCCGCCTCGGGCCTGGCTTGGCTTTTGGGCGGAAGCCGCGAGGTGGTCCTCTCCCTTGCTCCCAAGTCGGTGACGACCCCCATCGCCATCAGTATTGTCGAGAAGATCGGCGGCGTTCCTCCCTTGACGGCGGCGTTGGTGGTGGTAACCGGCTGTCTGGGTGCCATGTGTGGTCCCGAGTTCTGTCGCTTGGTCGGCATCCGCGACGGAGCGGCCATGGGGTTGGCGGTCGGTACGGCGACGCACGGCGTTGGCACCGCCCGGATGCTGGAGGTCGATCGCCTGGGCGGAGCGATTTCCGGACTGGCCATCGGCCTCAATGGTCTGGTCACGGCCTTTCTCTTGCCGGTCCTCTTTCTTTTTTTCTGA